In Pleurocapsa sp. PCC 7319, the following are encoded in one genomic region:
- a CDS encoding NAD-dependent succinate-semialdehyde dehydrogenase: MAIATINPATGETLKTFTPLTDTEIETKLSLAQSAFEQYRQTTFAQRSQWLKQAADILEQDHLKFAQIMTTEMGKPLASAIAEAKKCALVCRFYAEKAPEFLADVVIESDASHSYIAYQPLGVILAVMPWNFPFWQVFRFAAPALMAGNVGILKHASNVPQCALAIEEIISRAGFPPRVFQTLLIGASQVKSIVEDDRVKAATLTGSEPAGAALASAAGQQIKKVVLELGGSDPFIVLESADIEEAVTTGIKARMLNNGQSCIAAKRFIVADSIADKFESQLLSKFKALTIGDPMEEGTDIGPLATETIRSDLDHQVQSAVKQGAKVLIGGESMTDRPGNFYPPTILTNISPDSAIAKEEFFGPVAMLFRVPDIDRAIALANDIPFGLGASAWTNNPAEKERLISEIEAGAVFINGMVKSDPRLPFGGIKRSGYGRELSSQGIHEFVNIKTVWIK, encoded by the coding sequence ATGGCGATCGCAACTATTAATCCGGCAACAGGAGAAACCCTTAAAACTTTCACTCCTCTAACTGATACTGAAATAGAAACTAAACTATCTCTGGCACAATCGGCTTTTGAACAGTATCGTCAAACAACTTTTGCTCAACGAAGCCAATGGCTTAAGCAAGCAGCAGATATTTTAGAACAAGATCACCTTAAGTTTGCCCAGATCATGACTACGGAAATGGGGAAACCGTTAGCGAGTGCGATCGCTGAAGCGAAAAAATGCGCTTTAGTCTGCCGTTTCTACGCCGAGAAAGCCCCAGAATTTCTGGCAGATGTTGTCATTGAAAGTGATGCTAGTCATAGCTATATCGCTTATCAACCTCTCGGAGTCATCTTGGCGGTAATGCCCTGGAATTTTCCCTTCTGGCAGGTATTTCGCTTTGCTGCTCCCGCATTAATGGCTGGTAATGTAGGCATTCTCAAACACGCTTCTAATGTGCCTCAGTGTGCCTTGGCGATCGAGGAAATTATCTCTCGGGCTGGTTTTCCTCCCAGAGTATTTCAAACTCTATTAATTGGAGCAAGTCAAGTTAAATCAATTGTCGAAGATGACCGCGTGAAAGCAGCTACTCTGACCGGAAGTGAGCCGGCAGGAGCAGCTTTAGCTTCGGCTGCGGGACAACAAATCAAAAAAGTAGTTTTGGAACTAGGGGGAAGCGATCCTTTTATTGTCCTAGAAAGTGCTGACATTGAAGAGGCGGTGACCACGGGCATTAAAGCACGAATGCTTAATAATGGGCAGTCTTGTATAGCGGCAAAACGTTTTATTGTTGCCGATAGTATTGCAGATAAGTTTGAGTCTCAATTACTTAGTAAGTTTAAAGCTTTGACTATTGGCGATCCAATGGAGGAGGGAACAGATATTGGACCTTTAGCAACTGAGACAATTCGCTCCGACTTAGACCATCAGGTACAATCAGCAGTTAAACAGGGTGCCAAGGTGTTAATTGGAGGAGAGTCCATGACAGATCGTCCTGGGAACTTCTATCCACCTACTATTTTGACCAATATTTCCCCAGATTCTGCGATCGCCAAGGAAGAATTTTTTGGACCGGTGGCGATGTTGTTTCGTGTCCCGGATATTGATCGAGCGATCGCTCTGGCAAATGATATTCCCTTCGGCTTGGGTGCGAGTGCCTGGACTAATAATCCTGCTGAAAAAGAACGTTTAATTTCTGAAATTGAAGCGGGAGCAGTATTCATTAATGGTATGGTCAAATCAGATCCTCGATTGCCTTTTGGTGGAATTAAGCGATCGGGTTACGGTCGTGAATTGAGTAGTCAAGGAATTCATGAATTTGTCAATATCAAAACCGTCTGGATTAAATGA
- a CDS encoding flotillin family protein, which produces MEIHNNLTTINVQETLIAQIPQVRQDNNANSLLYTFLPISLGIFGTILLIWFLNSFLCVCKPNEVVILSGRKRKTKGGQEVGYRVLAGGRGIRIPILETIKRIDVTTMPVTVKVTNAYAKGGTPLDIQAIANVKISSNPQVVGNAIERFLDQDRKEIIRVARETLEGNLRGVVATLTPEELNENRLQFSQRIASDVSRDLNKLGLQLDILKIQTISDNVDYLNSLGRRQIALVIKNAEIAESNALSEAEQIEAKCEEETAVAITQDRIVIQDQENELRKITAELEQKARSEEERTTAAALEATAKAQQQLQTVRAQLERLRLEAEQVLPAEAEQVAKGLLAKGEAAALKENAEAAALVNEMLGEVWQSTGKDAKELFLIQQLETVLEEAVAIPERLKLDKVNVIDNGDGKSLASLVNVYPEIVAQFLNSVNDTLGIDVIGTLNPQAKDTGKTISNQ; this is translated from the coding sequence ATGGAAATACACAATAATCTAACCACTATAAACGTTCAAGAAACTCTGATCGCCCAAATTCCTCAAGTTAGACAGGACAATAATGCTAATAGCCTGTTATATACTTTTCTGCCCATTTCTTTAGGAATATTTGGCACCATACTTTTAATTTGGTTTCTCAATTCCTTCTTATGTGTCTGCAAACCCAATGAAGTAGTAATACTTTCGGGAAGAAAACGCAAAACCAAAGGAGGACAAGAGGTCGGCTATCGGGTTTTGGCTGGGGGGAGAGGTATTCGCATCCCCATCCTGGAAACCATTAAACGTATTGATGTTACTACTATGCCAGTAACGGTAAAAGTAACTAATGCCTATGCTAAAGGTGGAACCCCCTTAGATATTCAGGCGATCGCCAATGTGAAAATTTCTAGCAATCCCCAAGTTGTGGGCAATGCGATCGAACGTTTTCTAGATCAAGATCGCAAAGAGATTATTCGCGTCGCCAGGGAAACCCTCGAAGGTAATTTACGGGGCGTAGTAGCTACCCTTACTCCAGAAGAATTAAACGAAAACCGTCTGCAATTTTCGCAGCGGATTGCGTCTGATGTCAGTCGTGATTTAAACAAGCTAGGTTTACAGTTAGATATTCTCAAAATTCAAACCATCTCAGATAACGTAGACTATCTTAATTCTCTGGGGCGTAGACAAATTGCTTTAGTGATTAAAAATGCTGAGATTGCAGAATCTAATGCCCTGAGTGAAGCAGAACAAATTGAAGCTAAGTGTGAAGAAGAAACTGCAGTTGCCATTACCCAAGATCGGATTGTGATTCAAGATCAAGAAAACGAACTACGGAAAATTACTGCCGAATTAGAACAAAAAGCGCGCTCAGAAGAAGAACGAACTACCGCCGCAGCCCTAGAAGCTACAGCTAAGGCACAACAACAGTTACAAACAGTTCGGGCGCAATTAGAAAGATTGCGTTTAGAAGCGGAACAAGTTTTACCTGCCGAAGCCGAGCAGGTGGCTAAAGGATTATTAGCCAAGGGAGAAGCCGCAGCACTAAAAGAAAATGCTGAAGCAGCAGCTTTAGTCAACGAGATGCTGGGGGAAGTATGGCAGTCAACTGGTAAAGATGCTAAGGAATTATTCTTAATTCAACAGTTAGAAACAGTGCTAGAAGAGGCTGTAGCCATTCCCGAAAGACTGAAATTAGACAAAGTAAATGTGATTGACAATGGTGATGGAAAATCTCTTGCCAGCTTGGTTAATGTCTATCCCGAAATTGTTGCCCAATTCCTCAATAGTGTTAATGACACTTTGGGAATAGATGTAATTGGTACTCTTAATCCTCAAGCTAAAGATACTGGAAAAACAATCAGTAATCAGTAA
- a CDS encoding acyl carrier protein, protein MNQEIFDKVKNIVVEQLEVEADRVTPEASFANDLGADSLDTVELVMALEEEFDIEIPDEAAEQIDTVGKAVEHISSETGAAA, encoded by the coding sequence ATGAATCAAGAAATTTTTGACAAGGTTAAAAATATTGTTGTCGAGCAACTAGAAGTTGAGGCAGATCGAGTTACACCTGAAGCTAGCTTCGCCAATGATTTGGGTGCAGATTCACTAGATACGGTGGAATTGGTTATGGCTTTAGAAGAAGAGTTTGATATTGAAATTCCTGATGAGGCAGCCGAACAGATTGATACAGTAGGAAAAGCGGTAGAACATATCAGTTCTGAAACAGGAGCAGCTGCCTAG
- a CDS encoding NfeD family protein, giving the protein MNYLILTIAGISIAIGIFVGALIVWFIYFWRRREIIDSLMKPEDLVGLCGIVELPFDADSKGKVRVEVKGTMVDLVALTDDRQGFQVGDRVLIIQMQGNKVWVARHDTQ; this is encoded by the coding sequence ATGAATTATTTAATTTTAACTATTGCAGGTATATCGATCGCCATTGGGATTTTTGTTGGTGCATTAATTGTCTGGTTTATTTATTTTTGGCGACGGCGAGAAATTATTGATAGCCTCATGAAGCCAGAAGATTTAGTAGGTCTTTGTGGCATCGTCGAACTTCCATTTGATGCCGATAGTAAGGGGAAGGTACGAGTCGAAGTTAAGGGAACAATGGTAGATTTGGTTGCCCTCACCGATGATCGACAAGGATTTCAGGTCGGTGATCGCGTTTTGATTATTCAAATGCAAGGGAACAAGGTTTGGGTAGCAAGACACGATACCCAGTAA
- the fabF gene encoding beta-ketoacyl-ACP synthase II, with protein sequence MTNWQNKRVVITGLGAITPIGNNLTEYWNGLLQGHNGVGPITLFDASKHACQIAAEVKDFDPHNYLDKKDAKRMDRFAQFGVSASKQALADANFVIDDLNADRVGVLIGSGVGGIKVLEDQNKNLITKGPRKVSPFTIPMMIANMAAGLTAIHTGAKGPNSCTVTACAAGSHAIGDAFRLIQRGYATAMICGGAEAAVTPFSVAGFCSAKALSTRNDDPAHASRPFDRDRDGFVMGEGSGILFLEELEHAKARGAKIYGEIVGYGMTCDAYHMTSPVPGGQGAARAIELALLDANLTPEQVDYINAHGTSTPANDSNETKAIKKALGKSAEEVVISSTKSMTGHLLGGSGGIEAVATIMAIANDRVPPTINLANPDPECDLDYIPNTSREHQVNVALSNSFGFGGHNVTLAFKKYS encoded by the coding sequence ATGACAAACTGGCAGAATAAACGAGTCGTAATTACAGGCTTGGGTGCGATTACGCCCATTGGCAATAATTTAACAGAATATTGGAATGGTCTATTGCAGGGACATAATGGAGTTGGTCCCATTACTCTATTTGATGCCTCTAAACATGCCTGTCAAATTGCTGCTGAGGTCAAAGATTTTGACCCCCATAACTATCTAGATAAAAAAGATGCTAAGCGTATGGATCGCTTTGCTCAATTTGGAGTATCAGCTAGTAAACAAGCGCTCGCTGATGCTAATTTTGTGATTGACGATCTTAATGCCGACCGAGTAGGAGTTCTAATTGGAAGTGGGGTAGGTGGTATCAAGGTCTTAGAAGACCAAAACAAGAATTTAATTACCAAAGGTCCCAGGAAAGTCAGTCCTTTTACCATTCCCATGATGATCGCCAATATGGCAGCAGGTTTGACGGCAATCCATACAGGGGCTAAAGGTCCAAATTCTTGTACTGTGACGGCCTGTGCAGCAGGTTCTCACGCTATCGGAGATGCATTTCGTCTCATTCAAAGAGGTTACGCCACAGCAATGATTTGTGGTGGTGCCGAAGCAGCAGTCACCCCTTTTTCGGTTGCTGGCTTTTGTTCAGCTAAAGCATTATCTACTCGTAATGATGATCCAGCCCATGCCAGCCGACCTTTTGATCGCGATCGCGACGGGTTTGTTATGGGAGAGGGGTCTGGCATTCTGTTTTTAGAAGAGTTAGAGCATGCCAAGGCTCGCGGAGCTAAAATTTATGGCGAAATAGTCGGTTATGGGATGACTTGTGATGCTTACCATATGACTTCTCCCGTACCAGGAGGACAAGGAGCAGCTAGAGCAATTGAATTAGCTCTTCTCGATGCCAATCTTACTCCTGAACAAGTAGATTACATCAATGCTCACGGAACAAGTACTCCTGCCAATGATTCCAATGAAACTAAGGCGATTAAAAAAGCTTTAGGCAAAAGTGCTGAAGAAGTTGTCATTAGTTCGACCAAATCCATGACTGGTCATTTGCTGGGAGGCTCAGGCGGAATTGAAGCTGTGGCGACAATAATGGCGATCGCCAATGATCGAGTTCCACCAACAATCAATTTAGCTAATCCCGACCCTGAATGTGACTTAGACTACATACCAAATACTAGCCGTGAACATCAAGTAAATGTTGCCTTATCTAACTCTTTTGGTTTTGGTGGTCATAATGTTACTTTAGCTTTTAAAAAATATAGCTAA
- a CDS encoding cupin domain-containing protein, with protein MNYIIRSNEIEAMEGLAKTHFLNENAKRTNKSLGDVVGLKNLGFHIIEVFPGYESTEYHVHHFEEECVYVLSGTATVTIDEANYEVRAGDFIGYPAGGLPHTMKNTGSEILRCIVVGQRLQHDVADYPRLGKRLYRYGQSNDLVDISDISHPTVGRKI; from the coding sequence ATGAACTACATCATACGCAGTAATGAAATCGAGGCAATGGAAGGTTTAGCCAAGACCCATTTCCTGAATGAGAATGCCAAAAGGACGAACAAGTCACTTGGGGATGTGGTTGGCTTAAAAAACTTGGGTTTCCATATCATTGAGGTCTTTCCTGGATACGAATCCACAGAGTATCATGTACATCATTTTGAGGAAGAATGCGTATACGTTCTTTCTGGTACTGCTACGGTAACAATTGATGAGGCTAATTACGAGGTACGCGCTGGTGATTTTATTGGCTATCCTGCTGGTGGTTTGCCTCACACAATGAAAAATACAGGCTCTGAAATCCTACGTTGCATTGTTGTTGGTCAAAGGCTTCAGCACGACGTCGCTGATTATCCGAGGCTGGGCAAAAGACTTTACCGTTACGGTCAATCAAATGATCTGGTCGATATTAGCGATATTTCTCATCCCACTGTTGGTAGGAAAATTTGA
- a CDS encoding flotillin family protein: MEIIATLLGIFGLGTGAGWFMIRNLYYICQPSEILIFAGTKTRSHDGKEVGYRLVKGGSSIRMPLIEQAFRMDLTNMIIELKVANAYSKGGIPLTVEGVANIKIAGEEPTIHNAIERLLGKSRQQIEMLAKQTLEGNLRGVLASLTPEQVNEDKIAFAKSLLDEAEDDLEKLGLVLDNLQIQNISDEVHYLDSIGRQQQAELLRDARIAEASAKAESTIKDSENKKATSLRQITRDLEIAKAEAEKRIRDAITKREALVAEAEAEVVAEVAKAEAEVAVQTERIKQVKQQLQADVVAPAEAQCKQAIAKAKGDAASIIEDGKAQAEGTQRLAESWKAAGANAKDIFLFQKLETLMKMMAAGVPDVQVESLTVVDGKDGSKATQIASFVEQLRQTTGVDVAEVAQNLAGNGAVKPIKKLEATEVDEL, translated from the coding sequence ATGGAAATTATTGCAACTTTATTAGGAATTTTTGGATTGGGTACGGGTGCGGGCTGGTTTATGATTCGCAATCTTTACTATATTTGCCAACCCAGTGAAATCTTGATTTTTGCAGGCACAAAAACTCGAAGTCATGATGGGAAAGAAGTGGGTTATCGCTTAGTCAAAGGAGGTAGCAGTATCAGGATGCCTTTAATTGAACAAGCCTTTCGCATGGATTTGACCAACATGATCATTGAGTTAAAAGTAGCCAACGCCTACAGTAAGGGAGGTATTCCTTTAACGGTAGAAGGGGTAGCCAATATCAAAATTGCTGGGGAAGAACCAACTATTCATAATGCGATCGAAAGGTTACTGGGAAAAAGTCGTCAACAAATTGAGATGTTAGCGAAACAAACTCTAGAAGGAAATCTGCGGGGGGTACTAGCTAGCTTAACTCCCGAACAAGTTAACGAAGACAAGATTGCCTTTGCTAAAAGTTTATTGGACGAAGCAGAAGACGACCTGGAAAAACTAGGATTAGTCTTGGATAATCTGCAAATCCAAAATATTTCTGATGAAGTTCACTATTTAGACTCTATCGGACGACAACAGCAAGCAGAACTGTTACGAGATGCTCGTATAGCCGAGGCTTCAGCCAAAGCAGAATCTACAATTAAAGACTCGGAGAATAAAAAAGCTACTTCCCTCAGACAAATTACTCGAGATCTAGAAATTGCCAAAGCCGAAGCGGAAAAAAGAATCCGTGATGCCATAACCAAACGAGAAGCCTTAGTCGCAGAAGCTGAAGCGGAAGTTGTCGCTGAAGTGGCAAAAGCCGAAGCTGAAGTTGCCGTTCAAACTGAACGCATTAAACAAGTAAAACAACAGTTACAAGCTGATGTAGTTGCCCCAGCCGAAGCCCAATGCAAACAGGCGATCGCCAAAGCGAAAGGGGATGCAGCTAGTATTATTGAGGATGGGAAAGCCCAAGCCGAAGGGACACAACGTTTAGCGGAGTCTTGGAAAGCAGCAGGAGCCAACGCCAAAGATATTTTTCTGTTCCAAAAATTAGAAACCCTAATGAAAATGATGGCGGCGGGTGTTCCCGATGTGCAGGTAGAAAGTCTGACTGTAGTTGATGGCAAAGACGGTAGTAAAGCTACTCAAATTGCTTCTTTTGTCGAACAGTTACGCCAAACCACTGGAGTTGATGTGGCAGAAGTTGCCCAGAATTTGGCTGGTAATGGTGCGGTTAAACCCATAAAAAAACTAGAGGCAACTGAAGTGGATGAACTGTAA